One window from the genome of Castellaniella sp. MT123 encodes:
- a CDS encoding carboxymuconolactone decarboxylase family protein translates to MSRLPIQSVESAPTEAQERLRTAEKASGFLPNLLGVLANAPTALETYQVVGAINGRNSLTPTEREIVQITAATYNGCGFCVAGHTKIAKLKLQWPQEVVDALRGTQALSDPKLNALARFTLQVLEHRGQVDDQDLSDLRAAGYTDAQALDVVLGVSLATLCNYANNLARTPINPELQAYA, encoded by the coding sequence ATGAGCCGTCTCCCCATTCAGTCCGTCGAATCCGCCCCCACCGAAGCCCAGGAACGCCTGCGCACCGCCGAAAAGGCCAGTGGCTTTCTGCCCAATCTGCTGGGCGTACTGGCCAATGCGCCCACAGCCCTGGAAACCTACCAGGTCGTGGGCGCCATCAACGGTCGCAACAGCTTGACGCCCACCGAACGCGAGATCGTGCAGATCACCGCCGCCACCTACAACGGTTGTGGCTTCTGCGTGGCCGGACACACCAAGATCGCCAAGCTGAAGCTGCAATGGCCTCAGGAAGTTGTCGATGCCCTGCGCGGCACGCAGGCCCTCTCCGATCCCAAGCTCAATGCCCTGGCCCGATTCACCCTGCAGGTGCTGGAACACCGGGGCCAGGTCGACGACCAGGATCTGTCCGACCTGCGGGCCGCAGGCTATACCGACGCTCAGGCGCTGGATGTCGTTCTGGGCGTCAGCCTCGCCACCCTGTGCAACTATGCCAACAACCTGGCCCGCACCCCGATCAACCCGGAACTTCAGGCCTACGCCTGA
- a CDS encoding acyl-CoA dehydrogenase family protein, producing MTLEFLPAALGDGIDQLIRDTLAPQVEAIDQGHFPADFMHALGRLGGFSAALPTGSGGLGLDLPAQIDIIARIARTCGTTAFLAWCQSTCVWYLQHSVNPVVRERYLPRLARGDLLAGTGMSNAVKHLAGIERINLRARRDGSGYRVNGALPWVSNLAPGHLVIVAAALEEGGYVMFAVPPDAEGLSLRPCPNFAGMEGSGTFGVRLKDLQVPAEDVLADPEQFESYVERFKPGFLLMQVGMGAGLVQASLDTIHATNQRLGHVNCYLDDGEDDLARDLRNLLTATTTLAHQGQAAPLLDVLRVRAQGSELSLRATQSAALHAGAAGYLMSSPTQRRLREALFVAIVTPALKHLRKEIHALEQRQAA from the coding sequence ATGACCCTCGAGTTCCTGCCCGCCGCTCTGGGCGACGGAATCGACCAACTGATACGCGACACCCTGGCCCCTCAGGTCGAGGCCATCGACCAAGGCCATTTCCCGGCGGACTTCATGCACGCGCTGGGACGCCTGGGCGGTTTTTCCGCCGCGCTGCCCACCGGATCCGGCGGCCTGGGTCTGGACCTGCCGGCCCAGATCGACATCATTGCCCGGATAGCCCGCACCTGCGGCACCACTGCATTCCTGGCCTGGTGCCAGTCCACCTGCGTCTGGTACCTGCAGCACAGCGTAAACCCGGTTGTGCGCGAGCGCTACCTGCCTCGGCTCGCCCGCGGCGATCTGCTGGCGGGCACCGGCATGTCCAACGCCGTCAAGCATCTGGCCGGCATCGAGCGCATCAATCTCCGCGCCCGGCGCGATGGCTCAGGCTACCGGGTCAACGGCGCACTGCCCTGGGTATCGAACCTGGCGCCGGGCCACCTGGTGATCGTTGCCGCCGCACTGGAAGAAGGCGGTTACGTCATGTTTGCCGTTCCACCAGACGCGGAAGGCCTCAGCCTGCGGCCCTGCCCGAATTTCGCCGGCATGGAAGGCAGCGGCACCTTTGGCGTACGCCTGAAAGATCTCCAGGTTCCAGCCGAGGATGTCCTGGCGGACCCCGAACAGTTCGAGTCCTACGTCGAGCGCTTCAAACCCGGCTTCCTGCTCATGCAGGTCGGCATGGGGGCAGGCCTGGTACAGGCCAGCCTGGACACCATCCACGCCACCAACCAGCGCCTGGGCCACGTGAATTGCTATCTGGACGACGGCGAGGATGATCTGGCACGGGATCTGCGGAACTTGCTGACCGCCACGACGACCCTGGCCCACCAGGGGCAGGCGGCGCCGCTGCTCGACGTGCTGCGTGTCCGCGCCCAGGGATCGGAACTCAGCCTGCGCGCCACGCAATCGGCTGCCCTGCATGCGGGGGCGGCAGGATACCTGATGAGCAGCCCGACTCAGAGACGCCTGCGCGAAGCCCTGTTCGTCGCCATCGTCACTCCGGCCCTGAAGCACCTGCGCAAGGAAATCCATGCGCTGGAACAACGACAGGCCGCCTGA
- a CDS encoding ABC transporter ATP-binding protein translates to MRWNNDRPPDMGAVAPISAVPGPRIEDAGVLSARGISLSYSQGVRHAPITVLADFSLELQPGEIVALLGPSGVGKSSLLRVLAGLQPTQGGDIQLKGQRLTGPSPALGMVFQDPSLLPWLTLEENVAFGLDFRHQPQLDAATRQQRVHQAITEVGLQSARTRYPDELSGGMAQRTSLARTLARAPEILLLDEPFSALDEVTRHEMQSLLLQVTAQHQAAAVLVTHDIDEALLLADRILLIGGQPGHLIDQWSVTQAHPRDETSQDLTALRVKILQALRTARPPRHP, encoded by the coding sequence ATGCGCTGGAACAACGACAGGCCGCCTGACATGGGTGCCGTCGCGCCGATCAGCGCCGTCCCCGGCCCGAGGATCGAAGACGCTGGCGTCCTGAGCGCCCGCGGCATTTCCCTGAGCTACTCCCAGGGCGTACGGCATGCCCCCATCACGGTCCTGGCCGATTTCTCCCTGGAACTGCAACCGGGCGAGATCGTCGCGCTGCTGGGGCCCAGCGGAGTCGGGAAGTCCTCGCTGCTGCGAGTCCTGGCCGGCCTGCAACCCACCCAAGGCGGCGATATCCAGCTCAAAGGGCAGCGGTTGACCGGACCGTCCCCGGCTCTGGGCATGGTGTTCCAGGATCCCAGCCTGCTGCCCTGGCTGACCCTGGAGGAAAACGTCGCCTTTGGCCTGGACTTCCGCCACCAGCCGCAGCTGGACGCCGCCACCCGCCAGCAGCGCGTCCATCAGGCAATTACCGAGGTCGGCCTGCAGTCCGCCCGCACCCGCTACCCTGATGAGCTCTCGGGCGGCATGGCCCAACGCACGTCGCTGGCCCGCACGCTGGCACGCGCCCCGGAAATCCTGCTGCTGGACGAGCCTTTCAGCGCCCTCGACGAGGTCACCCGGCACGAAATGCAGTCCCTGCTGCTGCAGGTGACCGCGCAACACCAGGCGGCCGCTGTGCTGGTGACCCATGACATCGACGAGGCGCTCCTGCTGGCGGACCGCATCCTGCTCATCGGGGGTCAGCCAGGCCATTTGATCGACCAATGGTCCGTGACCCAAGCCCACCCCCGGGACGAAACCAGCCAGGATCTGACCGCTTTGCGCGTGAAGATCCTGCAAGCCCTGCGAACCGCCCGTCCACCGAGACATCCATGA
- a CDS encoding ABC transporter substrate-binding protein, translating into MSRFKLLDSCCGTADSTLARRRQFLKMSALFTAAGALPLLQAGRLARAAEPDAPVRIGYLPITDATPLLVAHHNGLFERQGLKVAPPRRFRSWSQVVEAFLSGQVNVVHLLMPMTIWSRYGSKSPAKVVAWNHTEGSCLTVLPSVNSLEDLGGTTVAIPFWYSVHNIVLQAILRQAGLEFISDGEPTKQQVKLVVMSPGDMLPALGSKRISGYIVAEPFNAKAEELGVGKVWRFTGDVWRNHACCVVTMHERDLQERPDWSQKVVNAIVQAQAWARDHREDTVKILARNNPAAYTPHDPSTLARVLLPSAERDAAYEKSGAIRHADWHELRIDFQPFPYPSYTEKLVTLLKGTYVLGENAFLKELDPAHVARDLVDDRYVRKAIEDQGGLSAFGITGGYSRTETFEVS; encoded by the coding sequence ATGAGCCGCTTCAAGCTTCTTGACTCCTGCTGCGGCACCGCCGATAGCACCCTCGCCCGCCGCCGCCAATTTCTGAAAATGTCGGCCCTGTTCACCGCGGCCGGCGCACTGCCCCTGCTGCAGGCAGGGCGACTGGCCCGCGCAGCGGAACCGGATGCGCCGGTGCGTATCGGCTATCTGCCGATCACCGACGCCACGCCGCTGCTGGTCGCCCACCACAATGGACTGTTCGAACGACAGGGGCTGAAAGTCGCCCCCCCCCGACGCTTTCGCAGCTGGTCGCAGGTCGTCGAGGCCTTCCTGAGCGGTCAGGTCAACGTGGTGCACCTGCTGATGCCGATGACCATCTGGTCGCGCTACGGCAGCAAGTCCCCCGCCAAGGTCGTCGCCTGGAACCATACCGAAGGCTCCTGCCTGACGGTGCTGCCCAGTGTGAATTCCCTGGAGGATCTGGGCGGCACCACGGTGGCCATCCCATTCTGGTATTCCGTGCACAACATCGTGCTGCAAGCCATCCTGCGGCAGGCCGGACTCGAATTCATCAGCGATGGCGAGCCCACGAAGCAGCAAGTGAAGCTGGTGGTGATGTCGCCGGGCGACATGCTGCCCGCCCTGGGCAGCAAGCGGATCTCCGGCTACATCGTGGCCGAGCCGTTCAATGCCAAGGCCGAGGAACTGGGCGTGGGCAAGGTCTGGCGCTTTACCGGCGACGTCTGGCGCAATCACGCCTGCTGCGTGGTGACCATGCACGAGCGCGACCTGCAGGAACGCCCCGACTGGTCGCAAAAGGTCGTCAATGCCATTGTGCAGGCCCAGGCCTGGGCGCGCGATCACCGCGAAGACACGGTCAAGATCCTCGCCCGCAACAACCCGGCCGCCTATACACCGCATGATCCGTCCACGCTGGCCCGGGTGCTGCTGCCATCGGCCGAGCGCGATGCGGCCTACGAAAAGAGCGGCGCCATCCGGCATGCGGACTGGCACGAGCTACGCATCGACTTCCAGCCCTTTCCTTATCCCAGCTATACGGAAAAACTGGTGACGCTGCTCAAAGGCACTTACGTACTGGGCGAGAACGCATTCCTGAAGGAACTGGACCCTGCCCACGTGGCCCGCGATCTGGTGGACGACCGCTACGTCCGCAAGGCGATCGAGGACCAGGGTGGGCTGTCGGCCTTCGGCATCACGGGCGGCTACAGCCGCACGGAAACCTTCGAGGTCAGCTGA
- a CDS encoding ABC transporter permease translates to MNARSPVPSSRQRLALSLGGLLVLGLLWAAGIGLLGQDLAIARLFAPGQALPSLAHLILDNQLTLHTLVSLRRVAVGLFWALVFGIPLGLAIGLSRRLESATSGAFQFLRMVSPLSWMPIAVMLFGVGDAPIYFLLSFAAVWPIILNTSAGVRQLDPRWLMLARSLSATRSEILWKVVIPGSLGHILTGLRLAIGIVWIILVPCEMLGVSSGLGYFILDTRDRLAYSELMAVIVLIGALGFMLDATAQRLHRRWGRGR, encoded by the coding sequence ATGAATGCACGATCCCCCGTTCCGTCGTCCCGCCAGCGCCTGGCGCTGAGCCTGGGCGGCCTGCTCGTCCTCGGCCTGCTGTGGGCCGCCGGAATCGGTCTGTTGGGCCAGGATCTGGCCATAGCGCGGCTGTTCGCCCCAGGCCAGGCGCTGCCCAGTCTGGCACACCTGATCCTGGACAACCAGCTGACCCTGCACACCCTGGTCAGCCTGCGGCGTGTGGCGGTGGGTCTGTTCTGGGCGCTGGTGTTCGGTATTCCGTTGGGGCTGGCGATCGGCCTGTCGCGCCGACTGGAATCAGCGACCAGCGGGGCATTTCAGTTCCTGCGCATGGTCTCGCCCTTGTCCTGGATGCCGATCGCGGTGATGCTGTTCGGTGTGGGCGACGCACCGATCTATTTCCTGCTGAGCTTTGCCGCCGTCTGGCCCATCATCCTGAATACCAGCGCTGGTGTGCGCCAACTGGATCCCCGCTGGCTGATGCTGGCCCGCAGCCTGAGCGCGACCCGATCCGAAATTCTGTGGAAGGTCGTCATCCCCGGCTCGCTGGGGCACATCCTGACGGGTTTGCGCCTGGCCATCGGCATCGTCTGGATCATCCTCGTTCCCTGCGAAATGCTGGGCGTGAGTTCGGGCCTGGGCTATTTCATCCTGGATACCCGCGACCGGCTGGCCTATTCCGAACTGATGGCCGTCATCGTGCTGATTGGCGCCCTGGGCTTCATGCTGGACGCGACCGCCCAGCGCCTGCATCGGCGCTGGGGACGGGGGCGGTAA